From the Aquitalea magnusonii genome, one window contains:
- a CDS encoding transglutaminase-like cysteine peptidase, with protein sequence MSVICSPPVLTDTTPLQRVHDAGIKLLHLLLPIMLSWLLCLGVTGSSLPSEQTVSRYGPQAQRLYREWQAMLNNAGSSDSARLKEVNEFFNRRITYAENSQVWRQEDYWATPLETFGKGMADCKGFVIGKYVSLRMLGVAPDKIRLTYVKARIGGPSSNVTQAHMVLAYYPSPTVEPLILDNLITSIQPASQRPDLIPVFSFNMESIWVGGTQNNNVNRLTRWKQLLDKLKTEGFTF encoded by the coding sequence ATGAGCGTGATCTGTTCACCGCCAGTCCTCACCGATACAACACCCTTGCAGCGAGTCCATGACGCAGGCATCAAACTGCTGCACCTGCTGCTGCCCATCATGCTCAGCTGGCTGCTGTGCCTGGGTGTTACCGGCAGCAGCCTGCCCAGCGAGCAGACCGTGTCGCGCTATGGCCCGCAGGCGCAGCGGCTGTACCGCGAGTGGCAGGCCATGCTGAACAATGCCGGCAGTAGCGACAGCGCACGGCTGAAGGAGGTGAACGAGTTTTTCAACCGGCGCATTACTTATGCGGAAAACAGCCAGGTATGGCGGCAGGAGGATTACTGGGCCACGCCACTGGAAACCTTTGGCAAGGGCATGGCCGACTGCAAGGGTTTCGTGATTGGCAAATACGTGTCGCTCCGCATGCTGGGCGTGGCACCGGACAAGATCAGGCTGACTTATGTGAAGGCGCGCATTGGCGGCCCGTCCAGCAATGTCACCCAAGCGCACATGGTGCTGGCATACTATCCAAGCCCGACAGTGGAGCCGCTGATTCTGGATAACCTGATCACCAGCATCCAGCCTGCCTCGCAGCGGCCCGACCTGATCCCGGTGTTCAGCTTCAATATGGAAAGCATCTGGGTGGGCGGTACGCAAAACAATAATGTCAACCGGCTGACACGCTGGAAACAACTGCTGGACAAACTGAAAACGGAAGGTTTTACCTTTTGA
- a CDS encoding TolC family outer membrane protein, with protein sequence MRNLRKSISLSVAIGLAGVAALLPQQASAIEVTAAVQQAILNNPEVLAKLHQFRGAGQDVNVGRAGYMPTVDLSYESNRQRYDYPSNVAVTDQNYTTRGWKLSLSQNIFQGLQTYNTVKQLGYDEQAKYFDFLDATESMALQTVQAYQDVLRYRQLLDTAQENYAIHKGIFEQIAQKVQAGVGRRVDLEQAAGRLALAESNLITDTSNLHDVSVRYARLTGSDAPAQLSDIPSMKSALPGSGDLIKNAVAHNPAYLSALSSVRSAQAEVNVRRGAFSPTLDLQASKAPTDNYNGYNGRTKLSSVAVIFNMNLFRGGADRARLGSAAEKLNTTKDLRDKVCRDMRQTLSIANNNIVKLKDQMESLRQHQLSTEKARDAYRKQFDIGQRTLLDVLDSENELFDAQRAYINAQSDYKVAEATVLANSGSLLQTLKLKPVEDFQTDSLSEEEQNACNTSYTPPATVDVKSIAARQYTAATAEPQAVAPAAAPLGVKPLKAGKAKKPQAASSN encoded by the coding sequence ATGAGAAATTTGCGCAAATCCATCAGTTTGTCGGTGGCTATCGGCCTGGCCGGTGTTGCCGCTTTGTTGCCGCAACAGGCCAGTGCCATTGAGGTTACCGCCGCTGTGCAGCAGGCAATCCTGAACAACCCGGAAGTGCTGGCCAAGCTGCACCAGTTCCGTGGCGCGGGTCAGGATGTGAACGTGGGCCGGGCGGGGTACATGCCAACTGTCGATCTGAGTTACGAATCCAACCGCCAGCGCTATGACTACCCTAGCAATGTGGCAGTAACCGACCAGAACTACACCACCCGCGGTTGGAAACTGAGCCTGAGCCAGAACATCTTCCAGGGCTTGCAGACCTATAACACGGTCAAGCAACTGGGTTATGACGAACAGGCCAAATATTTTGATTTCCTGGATGCTACCGAAAGCATGGCCCTGCAGACGGTTCAGGCTTATCAGGATGTGCTGCGCTATCGTCAGTTGTTGGATACCGCTCAGGAAAACTATGCAATTCATAAGGGAATCTTTGAGCAAATTGCGCAGAAGGTGCAGGCCGGTGTCGGCCGCCGGGTGGATCTGGAACAGGCGGCAGGCCGTCTGGCGCTGGCCGAGAGCAATCTGATTACCGATACCTCCAACCTGCATGATGTATCGGTACGCTATGCCCGTCTGACCGGCAGCGATGCCCCGGCCCAGTTGAGCGATATTCCGTCGATGAAGTCTGCACTGCCCGGCAGCGGCGATTTGATCAAGAATGCCGTTGCGCACAATCCGGCCTACCTGAGCGCCCTGTCCAGCGTGCGTTCGGCCCAGGCCGAGGTGAATGTGCGTCGTGGTGCTTTCTCGCCCACGCTGGATTTGCAGGCCAGCAAGGCACCTACCGACAACTATAACGGCTACAACGGGCGTACCAAGCTCAGCTCGGTGGCGGTGATTTTCAACATGAATCTGTTCCGTGGCGGCGCAGACCGCGCCCGCCTGGGTTCGGCCGCCGAGAAGCTGAACACCACCAAGGATCTGCGCGACAAGGTGTGCCGTGACATGCGCCAGACCCTGAGCATTGCCAACAATAATATCGTCAAGCTCAAGGACCAGATGGAATCGCTGCGTCAGCACCAACTGTCCACCGAGAAGGCGCGCGACGCCTACCGCAAGCAGTTTGATATCGGCCAGCGTACCTTGCTGGATGTGCTGGACAGTGAAAACGAGTTGTTTGACGCCCAGCGCGCCTACATCAACGCCCAGTCCGATTACAAGGTTGCGGAAGCTACCGTGCTGGCCAACTCCGGCAGCCTGCTGCAAACCCTCAAGCTCAAGCCGGTGGAAGACTTCCAGACCGATAGCCTGAGTGAAGAAGAGCAGAACGCCTGCAATACCAGCTACACCCCGCCGGCCACGGTGGATGTGAAGTCGATTGCCGCCCGCCAGTACACCGCCGCCACGGCTGAGCCGCAGGCGGTGGCACCGGCAGCCGCACCGCTGGGGGTCAAGCCGCTGAAAGCCGGCAAGGCCAAGAAGCCGCAGGCTGCCAGCAGCAACTGA
- a CDS encoding EAL domain-containing protein, with the protein MNKIWRTWLISLCIALLSCLIGMAVVYVAARQDEELARSLALADATDRGNAVKVAVDRALSSTYALSAMVRQGRGRLEDFDTFARPLMSYYPGVMSLQLAPDGVVRQIYPLKGNEKALGHNLLADPARNKEAFMARNSGQMTLAGPFPLVQGGMGAVGRLPVFLNPDKNSPPVFWGFVIALMRFPDVLHGAGLDWLSKRGYHYSLWRQHPDSGQVQVLASSGGAELRLDDPVHFRINMPNGLWVLDVQPRDGWRNLHHLVINSLLVLTISILLGWLAWQMTELRRHRAELALLVALRTRALEQQTSEREAAEHAALSETLRQAALLQTASDGIHILDEQGRLTEYSPSFASMLGYEMAEMRHFVLSDWDKDIRPEQLQQLIRAGSSHGQRFETRHRRKDGSLLEVEINAKTVHIAGRPYLYASARDISERKHAEQLLRIAATAFEAQEGMVVTDCHTVILRVNSAFSKITGYTTDEVVGRKISLLQSGRHDSAFYQRMWQSLQELGAWQGEIWNRRKSGDIYPEWLSISAVLGDDGNVSHYVATMSDITQRKAAEDKIKRLAFYDPLTQLPNRRLLLDRLQMALEYSQHRQQCGALLFIDLDNFKTLNDTLGHDMGDRLLQEVAQRLNDCLRPGDTVARLGGDEFVVMLESLDSETALAAQQARSIGQHILETLSRPYPMLDGMHHSTCSMGAVLFDSAVGSVEELLKRADLAMYQAKAAGRNTLRFFDPEMQQAVTARAELEAALRRGLQQQQFVLYYQPQVDADGHITGAEALLRWQRPEHGLVGPVSFIPLAEESGLIVPLGEWALYTACRQLAEWARNPATARLQLAVNVSARQFHQAGFVEMVRNALLYSGAPAHRLKLELTESLLLQDVDDTVRKMNTLKQDGVCFSLDDFGTGYSSLSYIKRLPLDQLKIDQSFVRDIDSNSNDVSIIRTIVALADSMQLQVIAEGVETTTQRDFLLQQHCHAFQGYLFGRPMPIADFLSRLQTA; encoded by the coding sequence GTGAACAAGATCTGGCGCACCTGGCTGATCAGCCTTTGCATTGCCCTGCTCTCCTGCCTGATTGGCATGGCGGTGGTGTATGTGGCTGCGCGTCAGGATGAGGAGCTGGCCCGCTCCCTGGCGCTGGCTGATGCCACCGACCGCGGCAATGCCGTGAAAGTGGCGGTAGACCGGGCGCTGTCGTCCACCTATGCCCTTAGCGCCATGGTGCGGCAGGGTCGTGGCCGGCTGGAGGATTTTGATACCTTTGCCCGCCCGCTGATGAGCTACTACCCCGGCGTGATGTCGCTACAACTGGCCCCGGACGGGGTGGTGCGGCAAATCTACCCGCTCAAGGGCAATGAAAAGGCGCTGGGGCACAATCTGCTGGCCGATCCGGCACGCAATAAGGAAGCCTTCATGGCCCGCAACAGCGGGCAAATGACGCTGGCCGGTCCTTTTCCGCTGGTGCAGGGCGGCATGGGTGCGGTTGGCCGGCTGCCGGTATTTCTGAACCCGGACAAGAACAGTCCACCCGTGTTCTGGGGCTTTGTGATTGCCCTGATGCGCTTTCCCGACGTGCTGCATGGTGCCGGGCTGGATTGGCTGTCCAAGCGCGGCTACCACTACAGCCTGTGGCGGCAGCACCCGGACAGCGGTCAGGTACAGGTGCTGGCCAGCTCCGGCGGGGCGGAGCTGCGACTGGATGATCCGGTTCACTTTCGCATCAACATGCCCAATGGACTGTGGGTGCTGGACGTACAGCCCAGGGATGGCTGGCGCAATCTGCACCACCTGGTGATCAACAGCCTGCTGGTACTGACCATCAGCATCCTGCTGGGCTGGCTGGCCTGGCAAATGACAGAACTGCGACGCCACCGCGCCGAACTGGCGCTGCTGGTGGCCTTGCGTACCCGTGCGCTGGAACAGCAAACATCGGAACGGGAGGCTGCCGAGCATGCCGCCTTGTCGGAAACCCTGCGCCAGGCCGCCCTATTGCAAACGGCCTCTGACGGAATCCACATTCTGGATGAGCAGGGCCGCCTCACCGAATACAGCCCGTCCTTTGCCAGCATGCTGGGCTATGAGATGGCGGAGATGCGCCACTTTGTGCTGTCTGACTGGGACAAGGACATCCGGCCAGAACAACTGCAGCAGTTGATACGCGCGGGCAGCAGCCACGGCCAGCGCTTTGAAACCCGCCACCGCCGCAAGGATGGCTCGCTGCTGGAGGTGGAAATCAATGCCAAGACCGTGCATATCGCGGGACGGCCTTATCTGTACGCCTCGGCGCGCGATATCAGTGAACGCAAGCACGCCGAGCAGCTATTACGCATTGCGGCTACCGCATTTGAAGCACAGGAAGGCATGGTGGTGACAGACTGTCACACCGTGATCCTGCGGGTGAACAGTGCCTTTAGCAAAATCACCGGCTATACCACGGACGAAGTGGTGGGGCGCAAGATCAGCCTGCTGCAATCTGGCCGTCACGACAGCGCCTTTTACCAGCGCATGTGGCAAAGCCTGCAGGAGCTGGGCGCCTGGCAAGGCGAAATCTGGAACCGGCGCAAAAGCGGGGACATCTACCCGGAATGGCTGAGCATCAGCGCGGTGCTGGGCGATGATGGCAATGTCAGCCACTATGTGGCCACCATGAGCGACATCACCCAGCGCAAGGCCGCTGAGGACAAGATCAAGCGGCTGGCCTTCTACGATCCGCTTACCCAACTGCCCAACCGCCGCCTGCTGCTGGACCGGCTGCAAATGGCCCTGGAATACAGCCAGCACCGCCAGCAATGCGGTGCCTTGCTGTTTATCGACCTGGACAATTTCAAAACCCTCAATGACACCCTGGGCCACGATATGGGTGACCGCCTGCTGCAAGAAGTGGCGCAGCGCCTGAATGACTGCCTGCGGCCAGGCGATACCGTGGCACGGCTGGGCGGCGACGAATTTGTGGTGATGCTGGAGAGCCTGGACAGCGAAACGGCACTGGCAGCACAGCAGGCACGCAGCATTGGCCAGCATATTCTGGAAACCCTGTCCCGCCCCTACCCCATGCTCGATGGCATGCACCACAGCACCTGCAGCATGGGGGCGGTACTGTTTGACAGCGCTGTCGGCTCGGTGGAAGAGCTGCTCAAGCGCGCCGATCTGGCCATGTACCAGGCCAAGGCCGCCGGCCGCAACACGCTGCGCTTTTTCGACCCGGAAATGCAGCAGGCCGTTACCGCCCGCGCCGAGCTGGAAGCCGCACTGCGGCGTGGACTGCAACAACAGCAATTCGTGCTCTACTACCAGCCGCAGGTGGATGCCGACGGCCACATTACCGGTGCCGAAGCGCTGCTGCGCTGGCAACGGCCAGAACATGGCCTGGTGGGGCCAGTCAGCTTTATCCCGCTGGCCGAGGAATCCGGCCTGATCGTGCCGCTGGGCGAGTGGGCACTCTACACCGCCTGCCGTCAGTTGGCGGAATGGGCCAGGAACCCGGCCACCGCCAGGCTGCAACTGGCAGTCAATGTCAGCGCACGCCAGTTCCACCAGGCCGGCTTTGTCGAGATGGTACGCAATGCGCTGCTGTACAGCGGCGCGCCGGCACATCGCCTGAAGCTGGAGCTGACCGAAAGCCTGCTGCTGCAGGATGTGGATGACACCGTGCGCAAGATGAACACCCTGAAACAGGACGGGGTGTGCTTCTCGCTGGATGATTTTGGCACCGGCTACTCCTCGCTGTCCTATATCAAGCGCCTGCCGCTGGACCAACTGAAAATAGACCAGTCCTTCGTGCGCGACATCGACAGCAATAGCAATGATGTGTCCATCATCCGCACCATTGTGGCGCTGGCCGACAGCATGCAGCTGCAGGTGATTGCCGAAGGCGTGGAAACCACCACCCAGCGCGACTTCCTGCTGCAGCAGCACTGCCATGCCTTCCAGGGCTATCTGTTTGGCCGGCCCATGCCGATTGCCGATTTCCTGTCCCGGCTGCAAACCGCCTAG
- a CDS encoding TatD family hydrolase has protein sequence MHFQSAPGPCLIDTHCHLDAAEFNGQRDEIVSTAQACGVGQLLLPSIHSDSFADSLAMRARYGCWIAFGLHPIYLARHQDDHLQLLEQHLQQHAPVAVGEIGLDYYLPGLDAARQESLLVEQLKLARKYNLPVLLHVRRAQDRVLKYLRQIPVPGGIAHAFNGSRQQAEAFIGLGFKLGFGGAMTYSGSRRIRELAATLPLSALVLETDAPDIRPEWAQQQPNVPANIKNFAAVLAGLRAMDLHTLTGALWRNSYQAIGLAMPNV, from the coding sequence ATGCATTTTCAGAGTGCCCCCGGCCCCTGCCTGATCGACACCCACTGCCACCTGGATGCCGCCGAATTCAATGGCCAGCGCGATGAGATTGTCAGCACCGCCCAGGCCTGCGGTGTCGGCCAGTTGCTGCTGCCTTCCATCCACAGTGACAGCTTTGCCGACAGCCTGGCCATGCGCGCGCGTTATGGCTGCTGGATTGCCTTCGGCCTGCATCCTATTTATCTGGCACGTCATCAGGACGATCACCTGCAACTGCTGGAACAGCACCTGCAGCAGCATGCGCCGGTGGCGGTAGGAGAAATCGGACTGGATTACTACCTGCCCGGTCTGGATGCCGCGCGGCAGGAAAGCCTGCTGGTGGAACAACTGAAGCTGGCCCGCAAATACAATCTGCCGGTGCTGCTGCATGTGCGGCGCGCACAGGACCGCGTTCTCAAATACCTGCGCCAGATTCCGGTACCCGGCGGCATCGCCCACGCCTTCAATGGCAGCCGGCAGCAGGCCGAGGCATTCATCGGCCTGGGTTTCAAGCTAGGGTTTGGTGGGGCGATGACCTATAGCGGCTCGCGCCGCATCCGCGAACTGGCCGCCACCCTCCCGCTGTCCGCCCTGGTGCTGGAAACCGATGCGCCGGACATCCGCCCGGAATGGGCGCAGCAGCAGCCCAATGTTCCGGCCAATATAAAGAATTTTGCCGCTGTCCTGGCCGGATTGCGCGCCATGGACTTGCATACATTAACTGGCGCGCTCTGGCGCAATAGCTATCAGGCCATCGGCCTGGCCATGCCAAACGTATAA
- a CDS encoding methyl-accepting chemotaxis protein — MKNLSIAVRITTGFGLLLLALAIIGSITLQGLGRIDQRVEEVSSHELVFFRDVSQLRVHMGNLRRFEKDYYLNIANSAKRAEYLGKWKDTYAKAQETVGKLSQSLAEGNNSLSSSLSGPVRKQGELLQAYADGFNTVSSQVEAGSISTPADGNAAIGKFKENVHQMEAMLQTISSAAVDAVNALGSQINTTSASVRNAVMALLAIALLLGILLSWLIIRSIRHPLNSMRDSSQQLAQSRDLRQQFPDLGRNELGSMGRSVSDLVGTVRTLIQESHGYSSRLVGVADQLGHVSDHVAKASHQQSEAASASAASIEQMTVSIQMVSDNTQGVEEQVRNATGEATRSSQLASQAAAEIQQIASSITETAQVIEQLNQRSGEIGDIVKVIRDIADQTNLLALNAAIEAARAGEMGRGFAVVADEVRKLAERTASATAEISTRISGVQTDTRQAFVSMQQANSRIETGVGSAQQVAQSLQLIRELSQRSVDKIGDVAGAIKEQSQASQDVARNVEQIAQMNDSTNRSVQESHQLAQQLKELSAALDDSLNRFRV, encoded by the coding sequence ATGAAAAATCTATCCATCGCCGTGCGCATCACCACCGGTTTTGGCCTGCTGCTGCTTGCACTGGCCATCATCGGCAGCATTACCCTGCAAGGGCTGGGTCGTATCGACCAGCGGGTGGAGGAAGTCTCCAGCCATGAACTGGTGTTCTTCCGCGATGTGTCGCAACTGCGCGTACACATGGGCAATCTTAGGCGCTTTGAAAAAGACTACTACCTGAACATCGCCAACAGCGCTAAGCGGGCAGAATATCTGGGCAAGTGGAAAGACACTTACGCCAAGGCCCAGGAAACGGTAGGCAAGCTGTCGCAGTCGCTGGCTGAGGGCAATAACAGCCTGAGCAGCAGCCTGAGCGGGCCGGTGCGCAAACAGGGCGAATTACTGCAGGCGTATGCCGACGGCTTCAACACCGTCAGCAGCCAGGTGGAAGCCGGCAGCATCAGCACGCCGGCAGACGGCAATGCCGCCATCGGCAAGTTCAAGGAAAACGTACACCAGATGGAAGCGATGCTGCAGACCATCAGCAGCGCCGCGGTGGACGCCGTCAATGCCCTGGGCAGCCAGATCAACACCACCTCGGCCTCGGTGCGCAATGCCGTGATGGCCCTGCTGGCCATTGCCTTGCTGCTGGGCATCCTGCTGTCCTGGCTGATCATCCGTTCCATCCGCCATCCGCTCAACAGCATGCGCGACAGCAGCCAGCAACTGGCGCAAAGCCGCGACCTGCGGCAGCAGTTTCCCGATCTGGGCCGCAACGAGCTGGGCAGCATGGGCCGCTCGGTGTCCGATCTGGTGGGCACGGTACGCACGCTGATCCAGGAATCCCACGGCTACTCCTCACGCCTGGTTGGCGTGGCCGACCAGTTGGGCCATGTCAGCGATCATGTGGCCAAGGCTTCGCACCAGCAATCCGAAGCGGCCTCCGCCAGCGCCGCCAGTATCGAACAGATGACCGTCAGCATCCAGATGGTGTCCGACAATACCCAGGGCGTGGAGGAGCAGGTACGCAATGCCACCGGGGAGGCCACCCGCAGCAGCCAACTGGCAAGCCAGGCGGCGGCAGAGATTCAGCAGATTGCCAGCAGCATTACCGAAACCGCACAAGTGATTGAGCAGTTGAACCAGCGCTCGGGTGAAATCGGCGACATCGTCAAGGTGATCCGGGATATTGCCGACCAAACCAATCTCTTGGCGCTCAATGCCGCCATCGAGGCTGCCCGCGCCGGCGAGATGGGCCGCGGCTTTGCCGTGGTGGCAGATGAAGTACGCAAGCTGGCCGAACGCACGGCTTCTGCCACGGCAGAAATCTCTACCCGCATTTCCGGGGTGCAAACCGACACCCGTCAGGCCTTTGTCAGCATGCAGCAGGCCAATAGCCGCATTGAAACCGGGGTTGGCAGCGCCCAGCAGGTGGCACAGTCGCTGCAGTTGATCCGCGAATTGTCACAGCGCTCGGTGGACAAGATTGGCGATGTTGCCGGGGCCATCAAGGAGCAAAGCCAGGCCAGCCAGGACGTGGCGCGCAATGTGGAACAGATTGCCCAGATGAATGACAGCACCAACCGCTCGGTGCAGGAATCCCATCAACTGGCACAGCAACTGAAGGAACTGTCCGCCGCCCTGGATGACAGCCTGAACCGCTTCCGGGTGTAA
- a CDS encoding LapD/MoxY N-terminal periplasmic domain-containing protein: MKSRKLSLVQRLWLLLLLLVALSIGGALIANLLNARSYLEQQLSAQSADTANALALMVTQYKADPVMAQTLLGAAFEQGHFAEISWEGVPAQQAIHLRNRNGFEDTPAWFRQLLPLKPQTGLAQVSNGWLQAGRIVVSAHLGYAYSSLWQGALQTVFWLVVIGLAAGLLGFFDIRSLRRELHAVVAQAHAISEQRFMRIPIPGIPELAEVGMAMNHMVERLQNYLLGLRDEVDRLRREVLTDSSTGLPNREAFEQRFANLLNPQADPVSGHLLLIRVAGLAELNQRLGGRRTDALLKRVADDLASQCQSHRGWMATRLRGADFALFCPELGHEEAGKLADELCLLWPVYWTMDLSDQPGLGHIGITAFQSGDQLTEVLARASDSLTLAEAQPLNSWYLGSRAAPADREALPDWKALLEAACQDDSLQLRWYPVCDPDKVVLWHEGMLFRPAQHGMAAMSALRLVSQAARLGLVHRLDLNTLNLALRHGPAGVLAVNMSPASLHHPDFLPSILQLLQRYPERQINFEFHETGLDEHWEHFVAFSRAIRPAGHQLAVEIQGHNLALVARTHEASISYLVLDSTLTQGIHADEGRSALLRGLLRMAALMGVQLEAKGISSAEDAAALIEMGVHSLTGPAIS, encoded by the coding sequence GTGAAGTCACGCAAACTTTCTCTGGTACAGCGCCTGTGGCTGTTACTGCTGTTGCTGGTGGCGCTGTCCATCGGCGGCGCGCTGATTGCCAACCTGCTCAATGCCCGCAGCTATCTGGAACAACAGCTAAGCGCGCAAAGTGCCGATACCGCCAACGCGCTGGCCCTGATGGTGACGCAGTACAAGGCCGATCCGGTGATGGCGCAAACCCTGCTGGGCGCGGCCTTCGAGCAGGGCCACTTTGCCGAGATCAGCTGGGAAGGCGTTCCAGCCCAGCAAGCCATCCATCTGCGCAACCGTAACGGTTTTGAAGACACCCCGGCCTGGTTCCGTCAGTTGCTGCCGCTAAAGCCGCAAACCGGACTGGCCCAGGTGAGCAACGGCTGGCTGCAGGCTGGCCGCATCGTGGTGAGCGCACATCTGGGCTATGCCTACAGCTCCTTGTGGCAAGGCGCGCTGCAAACCGTGTTCTGGCTGGTGGTGATCGGCCTGGCTGCCGGCCTGCTGGGCTTTTTCGACATCCGCAGCCTGCGCCGCGAACTGCATGCGGTGGTGGCGCAAGCCCATGCCATCAGCGAACAGCGCTTCATGCGCATTCCCATCCCCGGCATTCCGGAACTGGCCGAAGTGGGCATGGCGATGAACCACATGGTGGAACGGCTGCAAAACTACCTGCTGGGCCTGCGCGATGAAGTGGACCGCCTGCGCCGCGAAGTGCTGACTGACAGCAGTACCGGCCTGCCTAACCGTGAAGCATTCGAACAGCGCTTTGCCAACCTGCTCAATCCGCAAGCCGACCCGGTCAGCGGTCATCTGCTGCTGATCCGGGTGGCCGGCCTGGCCGAACTGAACCAGCGCCTGGGTGGACGGCGTACCGATGCCCTGCTCAAGCGGGTGGCGGATGATCTCGCCAGCCAGTGCCAGTCCCACCGCGGCTGGATGGCCACCCGCCTGCGCGGTGCCGACTTTGCCCTGTTCTGCCCAGAGCTGGGCCATGAGGAGGCCGGCAAGCTGGCGGATGAGCTTTGCCTGCTGTGGCCGGTGTACTGGACGATGGACTTGTCCGACCAGCCTGGGCTGGGCCATATCGGCATCACGGCCTTCCAAAGTGGCGACCAACTGACCGAGGTGCTGGCCCGCGCCAGCGACAGCCTGACCCTGGCCGAGGCCCAGCCACTCAATAGCTGGTATCTGGGCAGCAGGGCAGCCCCTGCAGACCGGGAAGCGCTGCCGGACTGGAAGGCGCTGCTGGAAGCGGCCTGCCAGGATGACTCGCTGCAGTTGCGCTGGTACCCGGTATGCGATCCGGACAAGGTGGTGTTGTGGCATGAAGGCATGCTGTTTCGCCCGGCACAGCATGGCATGGCCGCCATGAGTGCCTTGCGCCTGGTGTCACAGGCGGCACGGCTGGGACTGGTACACCGGCTGGACCTCAATACCCTTAACCTGGCACTGCGCCATGGCCCGGCGGGGGTGCTGGCCGTCAATATGTCGCCCGCCTCGCTGCACCATCCGGACTTCCTGCCGTCCATTTTGCAGTTGCTACAGCGCTACCCGGAACGCCAGATCAATTTTGAATTCCACGAAACCGGGCTGGATGAGCACTGGGAGCACTTTGTCGCCTTCAGCCGCGCCATTCGTCCGGCAGGCCATCAGTTGGCGGTGGAAATCCAGGGACACAATCTGGCACTGGTGGCACGTACCCATGAGGCCAGCATCAGCTATCTGGTACTGGACAGCACCCTCACCCAGGGCATTCATGCCGATGAGGGCCGTTCTGCGCTGCTGCGCGGCCTGCTACGCATGGCGGCACTGATGGGCGTGCAACTGGAAGCCAAGGGGATTAGCAGCGCGGAGGATGCAGCCGCACTGATCGAAATGGGCGTACACAGCCTGACCGGCCCGGCCATCAGCTAA